TATTCGGGAATATATTCAACGCGTGAAGATCGGGGTGGATATTGTGGGTGGCTGTTGAAATTTCTTCTGCGGTCGATGATTTATCGGCATAAACATTAGTACTTAGATAAGTAGCTATCTGATCGATCTGAACCATAACTGCACATCGCGTGACGTTAGATTTGCGGGAGATCGATTCGCCGATGGCCCATTGCATTTCGTGTATTCTTAATAGATCACTCCCGCTCAATACCACTCGACATCCTTGTTGTAAGTGCGATTCGACGGCTAGCATCCTTTCACCGCGATAAGTAGTTCTGGACAACGTGTTATTTTCGTCTTTGAGAAAAAGTCTATCGCGGCTTTTAACCGCCGGGTCAGATATATTCGAGAGAATGTACGACATTAGTGAGAAAATTCGTTGCAGAAAAACACTTGTTATGCATACATGTCGTGATGGCGTTATAATCTGTACGGTCACGTTGAAAACGTTCGCGGCGTCAAGTCCGATGTTTATGGATTTCCGTCCCGCAAAGTCTATGACGAAGTTTGTGGAGTCGATTAAATCGTTAGGCGGTTGCACTATTAACgaatgttgtatattttttctcgcGCGTTTGCCGCTAGCCACAGAGATAGTTTCAATTTTGCCTGTCATTTTTTGTCCTTTAGAATGAAATTCACTTGTTACACGTTAAGCGAATAGAGTGTTACTGAtttgtctaaaataattattgtacttagCTGGCCCGAAAATCcgcgtaattatttaaacttaacctATTCACGAAATACGGTGCACGTGGAGGGGGAATAACGTGATAACATGGAGATATCGTACGGGATGCGAGTCGAAAAAACCGCATCAGTCACATGTACGGATAGA
This genomic window from Aphis gossypii isolate Hap1 unplaced genomic scaffold, ASM2018417v2 Contig00509, whole genome shotgun sequence contains:
- the LOC126554453 gene encoding uncharacterized protein LOC126554453, which translates into the protein MTGKIETISVASGKRARKNIQHSLIVQPPNDLIDSTNFVIDFAGRKSINIGLDAANVFNVTVQIITPSRHVCITSVFLQRIFSLMSYILSNISDPAVKSRDRLFLKDENNTLSRTTYRGERMLAVESHLQQGCRVVLSGSDLLRIHEMQWAIGESISRKSNVTRCAVMVQIDQIATYLSTNVYADKSSTAEEISTATHNIHPDLHALNIFPNSENSLVNQIKLYANKQLAMCWATNIQNNGIDYIPSNDGAGDIEELVGFHENEGPAMYTY